In Achromobacter pestifer, the DNA window CAGCAGGCGCTTCTCGTCCGCGTTCAGCCACTTCACCGTCTCGATTCGGTCCTGCAGCATGAAGAAGGCGGCAATCCCGACCAGCAGCGACCCCAGGCCTTCGACCAGGAACAGCCACTGCCAACCGGCCAGGTCATGCAGGCCGCCGAACCGTTCCATGATCCAGCCAGACAGCGGGCCGCCGATGGCGCCCGACACCGGGATGGCCACCATGAACAAGGCGATGATCTGCGAGCGGCGGCTCGACGGGAACCAGGTGGACAGGTACAGCACAATGCCCGGGAAGAAGCCGGCTTCGGCCACCCCCAGCAGGAAACGCAGCAAATAGAACGACAGCGGTCCCTGCGCGAACATCGTCAGCGACGAAATGATCGACCACGTGACCATGATGCGCGCGATCCAGATGCGTGCCCCTACGCGATGCAGGATCAGATTGCTGGGAACTTCGAAGATGAAGTAGCCCAGAAAGAAAATGCCGGCCCCCAAGCCGTAGACCGTTTCCGACATCGACAGGTCGCTCAGCATTTGCAGCTTGGCGAAGCTCACGTTCACGCGGTCGATGTACGCGACGATGAACGACAGGAACAGGAACGGCATGATGCGCCAGGCCAGCTTGCGGTACAGCGCGTCAAGCTGCGCAGGATTCCGCGCGGCCTGCGCGCCGGCATAGGCCGGCGCGCCGCCGGATAGGGACGTGCTCATGAGTGTTGTCTCCGTGGGTGTGTGCCATG includes these proteins:
- a CDS encoding MFS transporter, with protein sequence MSTSLSGGAPAYAGAQAARNPAQLDALYRKLAWRIMPFLFLSFIVAYIDRVNVSFAKLQMLSDLSMSETVYGLGAGIFFLGYFIFEVPSNLILHRVGARIWIARIMVTWSIISSLTMFAQGPLSFYLLRFLLGVAEAGFFPGIVLYLSTWFPSSRRSQIIALFMVAIPVSGAIGGPLSGWIMERFGGLHDLAGWQWLFLVEGLGSLLVGIAAFFMLQDRIETVKWLNADEKRLLAQDLAADDSTRARHSVRHVFGDRKVWLLGLLYFCIAMGNYGLVFWLPTMIRAAGVANLGSIGLLSAVPSLVSAVAMILIARHADRTNERRIHVAVCCVLGAVGMLVSVLLAQHLWWSMAALIVAAIGINSIAPVFWGIPTAMMSGAGAAAAIALINSVGNLAGFVSPYVIGFLKDATGQLLPGMVLLACALVGGAFIAMSLGTKRGQA